The following proteins come from a genomic window of Alkalilimnicola sp. S0819:
- the rpsM gene encoding 30S ribosomal protein S13: MARIAGVNIPVNKHTVIGLTSIYGVGHSRAQVICAATGVAPDRKIKDLTEQELEALRTEIGKYIVEGDLRRSVAMDIKRLTDMGSYRGLRHRRGLPVRGQQTRTNARTRKGPRRGPGK, from the coding sequence ATGGCCCGTATTGCTGGCGTCAACATTCCGGTAAACAAGCACACGGTAATTGGCCTTACGTCTATTTATGGCGTCGGTCACAGTCGGGCGCAGGTGATCTGCGCGGCGACGGGTGTTGCGCCGGATCGCAAGATCAAGGACCTGACGGAGCAGGAGCTCGAGGCTCTGCGCACCGAGATCGGCAAGTACATCGTGGAGGGCGACCTGCGTCGCTCGGTAGCGATGGACATCAAACGGCTCACCGATATGGGGAGCTATCGTGGGTTGCGCCATCGTCGCGGGCTGCCGGTTCGCGGGCAGCAAACGCGTACCAATGCGCGTACCCGAAAGGGTCCTCGGCGTGGTCCCGGCAAGTAA
- the rpsK gene encoding 30S ribosomal protein S11 yields MAKPTSSRGRKRAKRTVVDGVAHIHASFNNTIITITDRQGNALAWASSGGSGFRGSRKSTPFAAQVASERAGRAALDYGLKNLEVEVKGPGPGRESAVRALNNVGYRITNIADVTPIPHNGCRPPKKRRV; encoded by the coding sequence ATGGCGAAACCGACCAGCAGCCGTGGGCGCAAACGCGCCAAGCGCACCGTAGTTGACGGCGTGGCTCATATCCACGCTTCGTTCAACAACACCATCATCACCATCACCGACCGGCAGGGCAACGCTCTGGCCTGGGCCAGTTCCGGTGGCAGCGGTTTCCGCGGCTCCCGCAAGAGCACCCCGTTCGCCGCCCAGGTGGCGTCCGAGCGCGCCGGTCGCGCGGCGCTGGATTATGGCCTGAAGAACCTCGAAGTCGAGGTCAAGGGACCCGGGCCGGGCCGCGAGTCCGCCGTGCGCGCGCTGAACAACGTCGGCTACCGCATCACCAATATTGCGGACGTCACGCCGATTCCGCATAACGGCTGCCGCCCGCCCAAGAAGCGGCGCGTGTAA
- the rpsD gene encoding 30S ribosomal protein S4, translating into MARYIGPKCKLSRREGTDLFLKSGVRPLDSKCKLETPPGQHGSRRTRISDYGLQLREKQKVRRMYGVLERQFRNYYGEAARRRGATGEELLRMLETRLDNVVYRLGFGSTRSEARQLVAHRAIQVNGRTVNIASFQVKPGDEIAVKEKARSQVRIQAALELNQQNGLVDWVEVDAKKMVGSLKRRPDRSDLSADINEHLIVELYSK; encoded by the coding sequence ATGGCGAGGTATATCGGTCCGAAGTGCAAACTCTCGCGTCGCGAGGGCACCGACCTGTTTTTGAAGAGCGGCGTACGCCCGCTGGACAGCAAGTGCAAGCTGGAGACTCCTCCGGGTCAGCACGGCTCCCGGCGCACCCGTATCTCCGACTACGGCCTGCAGCTGCGCGAGAAGCAGAAGGTGCGCCGCATGTACGGCGTGCTGGAGCGGCAGTTCCGCAACTATTACGGCGAGGCCGCCCGGCGCCGTGGCGCCACGGGCGAAGAGCTGCTGCGAATGCTGGAGACCCGGCTGGACAACGTGGTCTACCGGCTTGGTTTTGGTTCCACCCGTTCCGAAGCGCGTCAGCTGGTGGCCCATCGCGCCATCCAGGTGAATGGCCGGACCGTGAACATCGCCTCCTTCCAGGTGAAGCCCGGCGATGAGATCGCTGTCAAGGAAAAGGCCCGTAGCCAGGTGCGCATTCAGGCCGCGCTGGAACTGAACCAGCAGAACGGCCTGGTGGACTGGGTCGAGGTGGACGCCAAGAAGATGGTCGGCTCGCTCAAGCGCCGCCCGGACCGTTCGGACCTGTCCGCCGACATCAACGAGCACCTGATCGTCGAGCTGTACTCCAAGTAA
- a CDS encoding DNA-directed RNA polymerase subunit alpha gives MTGQFKDFLKPRVVDVQAINERHAKIALEPLERGFGHTLGNALRRVLLSSMPGCAVVEVEIEGVLHEYTAIEGVQEDVVDILLNLKDLAVRLHASEEAMLKLSKSGPGVVTAADIEVGHDVEIMNPDLVIAHLTKSGGLTMNIKVARGRGYEPATARTTEEDRPIGRLQVDASYSPVRRVAYDVESARVEQRTDLDKLVMDIETNGVLEPEEAIRFAASVLRDQLSVFVDLEGGEAIGEPERKEPEVDPVLLRPIDDLELTVRSANCLKAESIHYVGDLVQRTEVELLKTPNLGKKSLNEIKEVLASHGLSLGMRLENWPPASLEQAAG, from the coding sequence ATGACGGGTCAGTTCAAGGATTTCCTCAAACCGCGAGTGGTCGACGTACAGGCGATCAACGAGCGTCATGCCAAGATTGCGCTGGAGCCGCTGGAACGTGGTTTCGGCCATACGCTGGGTAATGCCCTGCGGCGCGTGCTTCTGTCTTCCATGCCCGGCTGCGCGGTGGTGGAAGTGGAGATCGAGGGCGTGCTCCATGAGTACACCGCGATCGAGGGTGTGCAGGAAGACGTGGTCGATATCCTTCTCAACCTGAAGGACTTGGCCGTGCGTCTGCATGCCAGTGAAGAGGCCATGCTGAAGCTCTCCAAGAGCGGGCCGGGCGTGGTTACCGCCGCCGACATCGAAGTGGGGCACGATGTGGAGATCATGAACCCGGATCTGGTGATTGCTCACCTGACCAAGTCCGGCGGATTGACCATGAACATCAAGGTCGCGCGTGGTCGCGGTTACGAGCCGGCCACCGCCCGCACCACTGAGGAAGACCGCCCCATCGGTCGCCTGCAGGTGGATGCGAGCTACAGTCCGGTGCGGCGCGTGGCCTACGATGTGGAGAGTGCGCGTGTCGAGCAGCGCACCGACCTGGACAAGCTGGTCATGGATATTGAGACCAACGGCGTGCTGGAGCCGGAAGAAGCCATTCGCTTCGCCGCCTCTGTGCTGCGCGATCAGTTGTCCGTGTTCGTGGACCTGGAAGGCGGCGAGGCCATCGGTGAGCCGGAGCGCAAGGAGCCTGAAGTCGATCCGGTGCTGCTGCGGCCCATCGATGATCTGGAGCTGACGGTGCGTTCGGCGAACTGCCTGAAGGCGGAGAGCATTCACTACGTTGGTGATTTGGTGCAGCGGACGGAAGTCGAGCTGCTCAAGACGCCGAATCTGGGTAAGAAGTCGCTGAACGAGATCAAGGAGGTTCTGGCCTCCCACGGTCTGTCCCTGGGCATGCGGCTCGAGAACTGGCCGCCGGCAAGTCTGGAACAGGCCGCCGGCTGA
- the rplQ gene encoding 50S ribosomal protein L17, which yields MRHRKSGRKLNRNSSHRKAMFRNMAASLFDHEAIQTTLPKAKELRRVAEPLITLSKKDSVANRRLAFARLRDKDVVKKLFEELGPRYAERPGGYLRILKAGFRAGDNAPMAFVELMDRPQAEEAPAESTEAQSEA from the coding sequence ATGCGACATCGCAAATCCGGTCGTAAGCTGAATCGCAACAGCAGTCACCGCAAGGCCATGTTCCGCAACATGGCGGCGTCCCTGTTCGACCACGAAGCCATTCAGACCACCTTGCCCAAGGCGAAGGAGCTGCGTCGTGTGGCGGAGCCGCTGATCACGCTGTCCAAGAAGGACAGCGTTGCCAATCGGCGTCTGGCCTTCGCGCGTCTGCGTGACAAGGACGTGGTCAAGAAATTGTTCGAGGAACTGGGCCCGCGCTACGCGGAGCGTCCCGGTGGCTATCTGCGGATTCTGAAGGCCGGCTTCCGTGCCGGGGATAATGCCCCCATGGCCTTCGTGGAGCTGATGGATCGGCCGCAGGCCGAAGAAGCGCCGGCGGAATCCACCGAGGCGCAGAGCGAAGCGTAA
- a CDS encoding DUF6489 family protein, whose translation MKIRVDVDATPEELRSFFGLPDVGPLQDEILAKVREKMLAGAEGYDPLTLMKPFLPEGMQSFEGMQRMFWEAMRQGMEMNSRGGKT comes from the coding sequence ATGAAAATCCGTGTCGATGTAGATGCCACGCCGGAGGAGCTGCGGAGCTTTTTCGGTTTGCCCGATGTGGGCCCCTTGCAGGACGAGATCCTGGCCAAGGTGCGGGAGAAGATGTTAGCCGGCGCCGAAGGTTACGATCCGCTGACGCTGATGAAGCCCTTCCTGCCCGAAGGGATGCAGAGTTTCGAGGGCATGCAGCGTATGTTCTGGGAGGCCATGCGTCAGGGCATGGAGATGAATAGCCGTGGGGGCAAGACGTAG
- a CDS encoding malate dehydrogenase, whose protein sequence is MKAPVRVAVTGAAGQIGYSLLFRIAAGDMLGKDQPVILQLLEITPALEALNGVVMELEDCAFPLLAGITTSDKAEEAFKDADYALLVGARPRGPGMERKDLLEANAAIFSAQGKALNDAASRDVRVLVVGNPANTNALIAQRNAPDLPAGNFTAMTRLDHNRALAQLANKTGAHTTDIQRMTIWGNHSATQYPDIFHATVKGQAAKDMVDEQWLAEQFIPTVQQRGAAIIKARGQSSAASAASSAIDHMRTWALGTAEGDWTSMGIPSDGSYGIAEGLIYSFPVTCKDGQYEIVQGLEINEFSRERMIATETELSEERDAVKHLLP, encoded by the coding sequence ATGAAAGCACCTGTGCGAGTAGCGGTTACCGGCGCGGCGGGTCAGATCGGCTACAGCCTTCTGTTTCGCATCGCCGCCGGCGATATGCTGGGCAAGGACCAGCCGGTGATCCTGCAACTGCTGGAAATCACCCCGGCTCTGGAAGCCCTCAACGGCGTGGTCATGGAACTGGAAGATTGCGCCTTTCCGCTGCTCGCCGGTATTACGACCTCCGACAAGGCGGAAGAGGCGTTCAAGGACGCCGATTACGCGCTGCTGGTGGGCGCCCGTCCCCGCGGCCCGGGGATGGAGCGCAAGGATCTGCTGGAGGCCAACGCTGCGATCTTCTCCGCCCAGGGCAAGGCCCTGAACGATGCGGCCAGCCGCGACGTGCGAGTACTGGTGGTGGGCAACCCGGCCAACACCAACGCCCTGATCGCCCAGCGCAACGCGCCCGATCTGCCGGCCGGCAACTTCACCGCCATGACCCGCCTGGACCACAACCGGGCGCTGGCGCAGCTGGCCAACAAGACCGGCGCGCACACCACCGACATTCAGCGCATGACCATCTGGGGCAACCATTCCGCCACCCAGTATCCGGATATCTTCCACGCCACCGTCAAGGGTCAGGCCGCCAAGGACATGGTGGACGAGCAGTGGCTGGCGGAGCAGTTCATCCCCACCGTGCAGCAGCGCGGCGCGGCCATCATCAAGGCCCGTGGGCAGTCCTCCGCGGCCTCCGCCGCCAGCTCCGCCATCGATCATATGCGCACCTGGGCCCTGGGCACCGCCGAAGGTGACTGGACCAGCATGGGCATTCCCTCCGATGGCAGCTACGGCATTGCGGAAGGGCTGATCTACTCCTTCCCGGTCACCTGCAAGGACGGTCAGTACGAGATCGTACAAGGGCTGGAGATCAACGAGTTCAGCCGCGAGCGCATGATTGCCACCGAGACCGAGCTCAGTGAAGAGCGGGATGCCGTCAAGCACCTGCTGCCCTGA
- a CDS encoding phosphoadenylyl-sulfate reductase, with translation MIRAALSEASTAGRPHEGDLVATNQRLERMTAQQRLAWAMEAYPDTLVVSSSFGAQSAVCLHLAVTLRPDIPIVLVDTGYLFPETYRFVDELTTRLDLNLKVYRAALSPAWQEARYGRLWEQGLEGIERYNRMNKVEPMQRALSELGAEAWVAGLRRTQGASREALRVAGLQGGRLKLHPIIDWTDRDVFEYLSAHDLPYHPLWHKGYVSIGDWHTTRPLHEVESAEETRFFGLKRECGLHEAL, from the coding sequence ATGATTCGGGCCGCATTGAGCGAGGCCAGCACTGCCGGCAGGCCGCACGAAGGTGATCTGGTCGCAACGAATCAGCGCCTGGAGCGGATGACGGCGCAGCAGCGTCTGGCTTGGGCGATGGAGGCTTATCCTGACACGCTGGTGGTGTCCTCCAGCTTTGGGGCGCAATCGGCGGTCTGCCTGCACCTGGCGGTGACTCTGCGACCGGATATCCCGATCGTGCTGGTGGACACCGGCTACCTGTTCCCCGAGACCTACCGGTTCGTGGACGAGCTCACTACCCGTCTGGATCTCAACCTCAAGGTCTATCGTGCCGCCCTCAGCCCCGCCTGGCAGGAGGCACGCTACGGGCGCTTGTGGGAACAGGGCCTGGAGGGCATCGAGCGCTACAATCGGATGAACAAGGTCGAGCCCATGCAGCGTGCCTTGAGCGAGCTGGGTGCCGAGGCCTGGGTTGCCGGGCTACGCCGCACCCAGGGGGCCAGCCGCGAGGCTCTGCGGGTGGCCGGCTTGCAGGGCGGGCGGCTGAAATTGCACCCGATCATCGACTGGACCGATCGGGACGTCTTCGAGTACCTCAGTGCCCATGATCTGCCCTACCATCCGCTGTGGCACAAGGGTTATGTCTCCATCGGCGACTGGCACACCACCCGTCCCCTGCACGAGGTGGAGAGCGCGGAGGAAACCCGCTTCTTTGGCTTGAAGCGGGAGTGCGGGCTGCACGAGGCGCTTTGA